Proteins found in one Terribacillus sp. DMT04 genomic segment:
- a CDS encoding ABC transporter ATP-binding protein, translating to MDNVVELNNVTKQFKDFSVKDLNLQVKRGFVHGFIGANGAGKSTTIKMMMNLLRPDSGEVRVFGLDYKKHEKEIKERIGFVYDSNVFYEGLNLKDIKRIVAPAYKHWDNALFSHYTDQFELPLNKSIKKFSKGMQMKASLAIALSHNAELIIMDEPTAGLDPIFRRELLGLLQEVMLDGNRTIFFSTHITTDLDRIADYIAFLHKGQLIFNKTIHEVSENYAIVKGKTELLDRDTKEAFVHIHQSSAGFEALTDDPAGAENTFGDNAVIERATLEDIMYYVKGGIQHV from the coding sequence TGACAAAGCAATTCAAGGATTTCTCTGTTAAGGACCTGAACCTGCAAGTGAAGCGCGGGTTTGTGCATGGTTTTATCGGCGCTAATGGTGCTGGTAAGTCTACGACAATTAAAATGATGATGAATTTATTAAGGCCTGATTCTGGTGAAGTGAGAGTTTTTGGACTGGATTACAAAAAGCATGAAAAAGAAATCAAGGAACGCATAGGTTTTGTGTATGATAGTAACGTTTTTTATGAAGGTCTTAATCTAAAAGATATTAAACGCATTGTTGCACCAGCATATAAACATTGGGATAATGCTCTATTCTCTCACTATACGGATCAATTCGAATTACCGCTGAACAAATCAATAAAGAAATTCTCAAAGGGCATGCAAATGAAAGCTTCCTTGGCTATCGCGCTTTCCCACAATGCCGAGCTAATCATTATGGATGAACCTACTGCTGGGCTGGACCCTATTTTCAGACGAGAATTGCTTGGGTTATTACAAGAAGTAATGTTAGATGGCAACCGCACCATCTTTTTCTCCACTCATATCACCACAGATTTAGACCGCATCGCAGATTATATAGCTTTCCTACACAAAGGACAACTGATATTTAATAAGACGATTCACGAGGTAAGTGAAAATTATGCAATTGTGAAAGGAAAAACAGAGTTGCTGGATCGAGACACGAAAGAAGCTTTTGTTCATATTCATCAATCCTCCGCTGGATTCGAAGCATTAACAGATGATCCTGCCGGAGCGGAAAATACATTTGGAGATAACGCGGTTATTGAACGCGCTACGTTGGAAGACATTATGTACTATGTGAAAGGCGGTATACAGCATGTTTAA